GGTAAAGATATGTCAGGTGCTATTCGATTCTATGAACGACACGGCTATCACATCATTCCAAATTATGGTGAGTTTATTGGTGACGAGTTATGTATTTGTATGAAGAAAACAATAAAAACAGCTAAGTAAGAAGATGAGCAGAAAAAAAGTGACTGGGCTATCACTCTAGGAGCTATAACCCAGTCACTTAAAATTCGAATAGACGGTGGAAATAGAGGCAGCACTTTCTTATTTCTCAGGGCTTAACGCCTTTTTTACCCTCTTTTTAAATAGGCTAATTATATTGAATAGCCAATCTTGCTAGACGTTAGTAAGTTTAGTAAGGCAATGCACTAATGATAACGAAGGCTAAACAAACTAAGATCATAGAGACTGTAAACCACTTATATTGAGTTAATAAAGCAATATATTCGCGAATAAGAGCAGTAGGAAGAAAATATAGAGCAGTTGGGGCACCCACGCCTTCTGCTTTTAAATGAGCTTTTCTAACATATAAGGCTCCTCTTAAAACATGATAATTATTTGTTGAGAAGAGAATCGTCGGAATTTGGTCTTTGTTTTTCCAGTCTTCAAAAATAATTTCCTTTGAAAAAGTCATATTTTCAAAGGTTGTTGTCGATTGATCCTCCATTAAAATCTGAACATCTGGTATTTGCTGTGATAGCAAATACTTTTTTATGGCAAAGGCTTCCGAAACCGGTTCATCTGCTCCTTGGCCACCACTAACAACAATTTTAGCAGTTGGATTTTTATGATAATACTCAATTGCTTTATCCAATCTACTTTTAAGCAGTGGGGGAACTTCCTCACTTCTGATACCAGAACCTAAGGCGATGATGTAATCAGCTTTCTTTTTGATTGGAATCATTTGATACATCCATGAATAAAATAAATAACAAGTGAACAGAAAAGAAAAGAGCAAATCACTTAATAATAAAAAAATTAAAATTGAAAAAAGCCAGACCGGAATATTACTTGATCCCATAGACAATAAATAGAAAAAAGCTGGTACGGCAATGAGTAGATTGATACCCAACAACGCGGAAAGTTTTGCAGTAACACTGCGACCTTCTTTGGTTTGCATTGTATGTGTATTAAAAATAAAAAAGGCACAGACACCTAAAAATAGCAGTGGAAACAATGCATAGACAATCATGATAACCAATGTCGAACTGCTTGCAGAAATTTCCCCTATCTTTAATAACCCCATGATTAACAAGGTAAATGTAAGGAACAAACCGCCAAAGGCAAAACTCATTCCCCCTAAAAAACTGCGCCGTTCTTTTAGTAAAATAAGTACTCCGATCACAATAAAAACACACGATATAATAACTAGTGGCATGAAATAGAACTCTCCTTCTCCAAATAAATAGGATGGAAAAAAATCATTCATTTTTTCCATCTTCTATAGAATTTTTTTCGAGAAATGTATACTCATTTTTTTTACTAGTTACTTTTTGAAAGCCATTAAGTGTTGCTATTTTTTTTTAGCATCAGTTGTATTTAAAACAAGGGTGTTCGAATTTTTGACCCATTTACCATTTACAACGATGGACTTCTCAATATCTCCTTTTTGTGAATCGATTGCATCAGTTACTCTTTTTTCATCTTTATCTAACACAATGATTCCGTAAACAGGTTTATGTTTAACATGATCATAGAGTAAAATTCCCCCTACAGATAGAATAATTAGACCTAAAAAAGAAATTAAGATTTTTTTAACATAAAAAGCTCCTTTGAATACTATTTAACGTTAGTATATAAAAAAAAATTTCTATCATCGATTAATGTGAATAAAAATGAACAATACTGAAAGACAAGCAGAATTTTTTGCCATTAAATAGTCTAAAGAATGTCTATAGCTTGCTTTTAAACACAATAAATCTATAATATTTATGAGGTATTAACTTAAGAATAGGGGGAACGGGTGTGGGGAAAAATACATTTAGTATAACGATACCTGAAAAAATAGTAGAAGAATTTCATTTAGAAAACGAAGATGAAGTGACGGTAAGTATCAAGGATCAAAAAATAGTGATTGAACCAAAAAAGAAAGCACCAGGGAATCAAACCCTTTCATTAAGATGGTTTTTGATTCCGACAATGGTGATCAGCCTTTTATTTTTAGGGTACTTATTTTATACTGACAAAACCCAAATTGCGTTAGTAGGGGCATATTCAATTGCGAACTTTGTGCTGTCATTTGGGGTGTTAAGTGGCGTATTTAGCTTCTTACTCTTTTTTATTAAAGGAAAAAGAGCTCAAGTCACAACAAAATCAAAGGATATTTACTGGCGGAATTTTCCTACGATCTTACTGTCATTTATTGTTATTTTAGTTTTTGCATTACTCGTTTTTTTCAAAGTGATTGGACTTGTTTTTATCGGTGCAACATTTGACCGTTGTACAGCAACACTACTATTTTTTGTCTTTGTTGGTTTAGTCAATTATTTTATGATTTATTCAGCGTTGTCGATCACGCCGGCTAAACTGACAAATCTATTGATTTTCGTGATTATTGGTGGTGTTCTACTGGCGATGATTACAAATAAAGATTATCAATGGTGGCAATTTAATTTTAGTTTTTTAGGAACGATTGAAGCGAAAAGTAGTTGGCAATTTAATTTAACGCTGATGTTTTCTTCCTTACTGATGGTAGCTTTGATTGATGGATTATTTGTAGAGTTGCAAAAAGCGATTCCCCATAGTAAACAATTGACGATCTTAAGAGTTTTACTAACGTTAACAGCGCTAGATCTTGGGGCTGTCGGATTATTTCCTTATACTGAAACGGGTCCTTTTCAAGGCGTTCATAATCAAGTAGCTGGTTATTTAGTGTATTTGATCGTCATTTTGATTGTAGGGATCAAATGGCTATTACCAAATGTAACGAAAGAGTTTTTGTCGATTTCTTATATGATCGCAGCGACCTTAGTTGTGGTTGTTGTGCTATTTCAATGGACGAGTTATCTCTCATTGACAGCATTTGAGTTATTATCATTTATGTTGGCATTTAGCTGGATCGTTTTATTACTCCAAAATCTACAGAAAATGGCACAAAATATCAATAATACCTTTGAAGTGAAGGTGAAACTAGCTTCAGAAAAACAAGAAGAGCAAGAGTGAAAAAAGGGTCCAAGACAAAAGTAAATACTACTTTTGTCTTGGACCTTAAGTGCGAATAAACGCTTCTGTCTCATCGGTATGTTGATCCAGGTAACGAGACATCAGTTCCATATGGTGCATTACAGTCGCTTTTCTCATCACACCCATACCAGGGAATTTTTCTTTTGAAACTGATTCAAGTAATAATTCAATCCCAAATGTTACGTTCTCACCATATAAGGTATTCCCCCAGTCACTCACCTCAGCCATGAGTTCAAAGAACTGATCTTTTTGACTCGGAGCGTCTTCGCTTGAAAGAAAATGATGGATGCGCAATTGCTTTTGTTTAAAATAGACGAGATGGAGGCTTAAGATTTTTGAAGGATAACTATGTTCATAATAAATGCGACTATCAATAGAAAAATCACTAAATCCAATAAAACCACTTTTTTGAAAGGTCAAATGAGTATCAGAAAAAAGTTCATCTGGACATTCTTGATAAAAACTTGTTTTAGGTAGTCTAGTAAAAACATCTTGTGAGAGAATTTTATCACCTTTGATTTTTTGCAGTAAACGAAATTCTTTTGGTAGCAGAACCTTGATTTGATTTGATTGCCAATCACTTTGAAGTGCTGGAGTTGAATTGTTGATCACAAATAATTGGGATTCTGTGTGTAAGGTTTCGATAGGCTGTTCTACGATCATCGCTTTATCTAAGGACAAAGAATTTAGATAGAGCAGTCCGTCTTCGGTCAAGAAATCACCTGCTTGAGGATTTTGAATAAGATAAAAAGGGTGATTTTCTTTTTGAAACAAGTGAATAAATTTTTTTAACGCGTTAGAGTTTTTGACCGGTTCAATGATTGGTAAGATCTTAGTAGATAAACGATGTTGCTCTACCAAGGTTGTCAAAGCCAATAAATCAAATTGCTTACCGCGGAAATAAGGATAATACATTATTTTCCCTCCAAAAGACGCTGTTCTAGCTCAAAATAAGCCTCACGAGTTGCATCCAATTCATTTTTTAACGCTTCGACTGCTTGATCACAAATATCATCAACGAAGCGATCATAGAAATTTATCCCTCCGCCGAATAAGTCATAATCTGGTTGTCTTTTTTTCAGCTCTTTATAGAGTTTATCTGTTGAGAATACTCGTAAACCTCGAGCAGTTTGTTTGGCTTTGCCAACTTCACGAGCTTGGGCTGTAATCAAGCGGAAAAGTAGTTCTTGTTCCTTGACCAAAAGTTCTTGCCGTTGCGGTTTTTTTTCGATCGTAAAATAGCCAGGTAGCATTTGATCTTCTGTTGAAAGGTATTGATGATAAACCATCACGCCGACATGCTTAGGGATATCTTCTTTAATTTTTGCAAAAAGAGCTTCTGGTAAGACAAAATAGTTATAGTTGCCAATAAATGAAAGTTTGGCCTTTGAGCGGAAATCGGCTGTGCTAACTTTTAACTCGTAACAACGCCATTCAAATTGTTTTTCTGCAGTCAAACGGCAACTGAGCATATCAACAATTCCTTGATCGTCCGGCATAGTTACTTCTTCTACCACGATATCTCCATTTTCCCGACAATAATAATAAAGAACCTCTTCCATTTGGGTGGTTAATGATGTTTTCATTGTTAACTCCTTTATTCTTTTCTTATACTATAAAACGTATGTTCGTAAAAATAAAGTGTTTTTTCTTTTCGACTCTTTAAAAAGCAGAAAATCAAATCAGTAATATGGAAAGTTTATCCCAATTTCAATTTTTGATTTTATAGAAAATATTTTTTTATTATTTATTAAAGTAGCATTTCCAAAATAAAATATAGTTTTTTAAGTAGGGATATCGGCTGTTTTTAGTGAGTATAGATTGTTTTACTAATGATAACAGCACATATGTTTTTATTTTTTGTTAAAATATAAAAAAATAATCATAATAAAGTTTAAAAAAGTATATTATATAAATATACAAAAATAGTAAGAAAAAGGAGTTTGTTCATGAAGAAAAGAAAGTTACATATATTTATGCTTGCAGTGCTGCTTACACAAAGCTTTGGTTCAACCGTAAGTGCTTTTGCAACAACGACTACTAACATAGATCAAAATTCCCCGACCGGACAATCAACTGACACACCTGTAGAAGAACCCCCAAAAACTAATGTATCAAGTGAATCTGCAGAACCACCAATTGAAAATCTTGATAAAAACACTGAAGAAGCTACTAAAACAAATGAAAGTGATGGAGAGCAAGAGAATAGCTCGCCTGCTCCAACTGAACAGCCAACAACAGAGAGCGCAGCAATTCCCAAAACAAAAGCTACTACGGTTGCTGCAACGATTGAGGATGAAATCTTAGCAAATATGACCATTACCAATATGGAAGGTGTGGAATATAGTCAAAGTACCTTAAACCGAGTGTTGAATACAACGCCTGTAACGGCAAAATTGAATTTTGTGATAAAAGACAAGGACTATGCGCCTGGTTCAGTTTATACGATGACCTTACCTGATCACTTAGGGTATTCAAATGTTAGTGGAGAAGTAGCAAACGTTGGCGCAACTTGGGCAGTTGATGCCCAAAGTCAAACACTGACGATTACCTTTAATCAACGTGTTACGGATACTCAATTTAATTTAGAGTTGAAAAGCTATGTATTCACTGAGAAAAACCCCTTAGTGACGATCCAAACAGCTGGTCAAACGGCAAATAAATATAATTTTGACTTGTATGAAGAAGTCGCGCCAATCAAATATGAAGAAACAACGAATAATTTCGGAATCAAAGGGAACATCTATTACAATCTAGATAGAGCTTTATCTGGCAGTCAAAATTTAGAATTAGCGACATCAGATATACCTGGAGCAAAATTTTATAATACTTCTAAAGAGCAAATTGGTGTTTTCTCATATGATGTTGATATCAACGGAAATGTACTGCTAGAGTCAAAGCAGCTCTTAACGAAAGATGTAGACTACACGATCAATGAGGACGTCGCTAATCGAAGCTCAATCACCATTACAAATATGGACCAACAAAAAGCCTATGCTCTGTCTGTGGACCGCACGATGGCTTTAGAAAATGTCTCAAATTATTCGTATAGTTTTTACAATCAATATCCTACAACTAAATTAGGCTCTGTCAGTTTAAACCGCTCAACTGCGCCATATGGTGGTCTAGAGTTTACGGCAAAAACGAGTAAAGACCAAAAATCATTAAAAGAACTAAGTCTAGGATCGTTACAAGGAGCTAATTTCCAAGAAAAAGGAAATTATTATCTTTATATTTACAATATTCCTACACAAACTAAAGTGGGGGAACAAATTGTTTTAGAAAGTAAAAATGGCCAAACAATCAATGATTATACATTTTCAGCGTATACGGCTGATTACCAAACAGTTCAAATCACGGATTATTTTGACATCAAGAAAGAAAATAATAAATTAACATTAACTGCAACGAAAGATAGTGTTTTGAAAATCAGTGTAAATAAGCTAATGATTCCATTTGATCAAAAAGATATTGATATTGTGCTGAGTACACCTGTTGTCAATAGCGGTAAGGAGATAATGTTTATATCTGACCAATACTTGCAGCCAATTTCGATCATTAATCCGAATAATGCGGAAACGGCCTGGGGGAATTATGACGGTAATGGTGCTTATTTTGGCGATACAACGATCGCAATCGCTGGTAGCAGCAAAACACCTGTAAAAAATGCGACAATCAAAATCGAACATCCAAATTACTTACAGTTACGAGCACCTAAAGGTGAGTATTCTTATTACAAACTGGATAAAGATTACACGATAACAGCAGTTGAGGGCGGTAGCTTGATAAAATTTTCAACACCAGTCACTCATTCATTCAATCTGGATCTAGGGTTTAATTATGTGCCTGATAGTCTAGAAAAAAGTAAAAGTATTCCAATCGATACGCTTCCAGTTGTGTTAAGTGCCGATGACTATGAAACAGTTAATACAACTATTAGAACTGGTAGAAAAATGTATTCAGAACGAACGTTACAAGCAAGCAAAAATCAATTTTTAGTCAATGCAAGAAATGATTCGTTTGACTCCTTAAGTATCTCAACGAAGATTCCTGCTGGAGCAGATGTCGTGTTTGATATTTATGATGTTTCAAATGATCAAGTGGATTCTATTTATCCACAATATTGGGATCGTGGGTACTACTTTGATAAACCATTAGATCCTACCAGCGCAGCGTATCCAAAAATTACCTTTGACGAAGCTGCAAACAGTTATCAATTTGATTTCGGTAAAACATCGAAACGCTATATCATTGAATATAAATATGCCAATGGCTGGATCGATACCAAAACGATCAATGTGACTGGAAGCGCGGCAGAACCATTATATGGAAATCAAGAAATGACAGCCTCAGTTTCAGTAAACAATGAAGGCGCAGAAATTCTATCTGCCAATCAGACAAGCCATGAATCATTAAAAAATGTAACAAAAAATGAAGTGAAAACAAAAAATATTAATAATGGAACACGTAAAGTTAAAAATCCAACCTTTGATATTACAACCAAAGGGACGACCAATGCTGGTATCGATTTAAATTCAATCACGATAGCAGATGTTCCACAAGATGCCTATACTATCAAGCAAACAGCAACAGGCGCTCAAATTATTTTTGCGGATTATACGTTAACACAAGATATTACTATTACTTACAATACAGTTTCTAAAAATGCTGGACAAATTTATACGGAAACCATTATCAAAGCGGATAATCTAGATCAAATGACTGAAACTCGTAGAACAGCTACAACAACGCCACTTGTTTTGAGATTTTCTGATGGAGATGCAGAAGGAGTCGTATATTTAGCTCAAGCACAATTTCACACGTATAATGAAGGGAATCAAGCGATAAACATTCCTCATGTTTCATTTGAATTAATTGATAACGTGACGCAAAATCGCAGTGAATTTACCACAGATGAAGATGGCAAATATAATTTTGATGCGATCATGTCTGGAGAATATACCTTAAAGGTAGTGGATATTCCAGAAGGCTATACGATGGCACAGGAATATCTCGATGGGAAAAATATCAAAATAAACAAAGACGCGAATCAGATCGAAGTTCCTCTAGCGGAAAAGAAAGTCGATCAAACAAGTGTCAGCGCAAAAAATTCAACTATTTATGTTGGGACAAATTGGAATGCAGAAGATAACTTTATCGGAGCTAAAGATCAAGACGGAAATGCCGTTGCATTTGATCAAATTACGGTAAGTGGAACAGTCGATACCACAAAAATTGGTGATTATGAAGTAACCTATCATAATCAGGACA
The DNA window shown above is from Enterococcus sp. 12C11_DIV0727 and carries:
- a CDS encoding YdcF family protein, producing the protein MPLVIISCVFIVIGVLILLKERRSFLGGMSFAFGGLFLTFTLLIMGLLKIGEISASSSTLVIMIVYALFPLLFLGVCAFFIFNTHTMQTKEGRSVTAKLSALLGINLLIAVPAFFYLLSMGSSNIPVWLFSILIFLLLSDLLFSFLFTCYLFYSWMYQMIPIKKKADYIIALGSGIRSEEVPPLLKSRLDKAIEYYHKNPTAKIVVSGGQGADEPVSEAFAIKKYLLSQQIPDVQILMEDQSTTTFENMTFSKEIIFEDWKNKDQIPTILFSTNNYHVLRGALYVRKAHLKAEGVGAPTALYFLPTALIREYIALLTQYKWFTVSMILVCLAFVIISALPY
- a CDS encoding DUF998 domain-containing protein, coding for MGKNTFSITIPEKIVEEFHLENEDEVTVSIKDQKIVIEPKKKAPGNQTLSLRWFLIPTMVISLLFLGYLFYTDKTQIALVGAYSIANFVLSFGVLSGVFSFLLFFIKGKRAQVTTKSKDIYWRNFPTILLSFIVILVFALLVFFKVIGLVFIGATFDRCTATLLFFVFVGLVNYFMIYSALSITPAKLTNLLIFVIIGGVLLAMITNKDYQWWQFNFSFLGTIEAKSSWQFNLTLMFSSLLMVALIDGLFVELQKAIPHSKQLTILRVLLTLTALDLGAVGLFPYTETGPFQGVHNQVAGYLVYLIVILIVGIKWLLPNVTKEFLSISYMIAATLVVVVVLFQWTSYLSLTAFELLSFMLAFSWIVLLLQNLQKMAQNINNTFEVKVKLASEKQEEQE
- a CDS encoding sce7725 family protein — encoded protein: MYYPYFRGKQFDLLALTTLVEQHRLSTKILPIIEPVKNSNALKKFIHLFQKENHPFYLIQNPQAGDFLTEDGLLYLNSLSLDKAMIVEQPIETLHTESQLFVINNSTPALQSDWQSNQIKVLLPKEFRLLQKIKGDKILSQDVFTRLPKTSFYQECPDELFSDTHLTFQKSGFIGFSDFSIDSRIYYEHSYPSKILSLHLVYFKQKQLRIHHFLSSEDAPSQKDQFFELMAEVSDWGNTLYGENVTFGIELLLESVSKEKFPGMGVMRKATVMHHMELMSRYLDQHTDETEAFIRT
- a CDS encoding bacterial Ig-like domain-containing protein, with the translated sequence MKKRKLHIFMLAVLLTQSFGSTVSAFATTTTNIDQNSPTGQSTDTPVEEPPKTNVSSESAEPPIENLDKNTEEATKTNESDGEQENSSPAPTEQPTTESAAIPKTKATTVAATIEDEILANMTITNMEGVEYSQSTLNRVLNTTPVTAKLNFVIKDKDYAPGSVYTMTLPDHLGYSNVSGEVANVGATWAVDAQSQTLTITFNQRVTDTQFNLELKSYVFTEKNPLVTIQTAGQTANKYNFDLYEEVAPIKYEETTNNFGIKGNIYYNLDRALSGSQNLELATSDIPGAKFYNTSKEQIGVFSYDVDINGNVLLESKQLLTKDVDYTINEDVANRSSITITNMDQQKAYALSVDRTMALENVSNYSYSFYNQYPTTKLGSVSLNRSTAPYGGLEFTAKTSKDQKSLKELSLGSLQGANFQEKGNYYLYIYNIPTQTKVGEQIVLESKNGQTINDYTFSAYTADYQTVQITDYFDIKKENNKLTLTATKDSVLKISVNKLMIPFDQKDIDIVLSTPVVNSGKEIMFISDQYLQPISIINPNNAETAWGNYDGNGAYFGDTTIAIAGSSKTPVKNATIKIEHPNYLQLRAPKGEYSYYKLDKDYTITAVEGGSLIKFSTPVTHSFNLDLGFNYVPDSLEKSKSIPIDTLPVVLSADDYETVNTTIRTGRKMYSERTLQASKNQFLVNARNDSFDSLSISTKIPAGADVVFDIYDVSNDQVDSIYPQYWDRGYYFDKPLDPTSAAYPKITFDEAANSYQFDFGKTSKRYIIEYKYANGWIDTKTINVTGSAAEPLYGNQEMTASVSVNNEGAEILSANQTSHESLKNVTKNEVKTKNINNGTRKVKNPTFDITTKGTTNAGIDLNSITIADVPQDAYTIKQTATGAQIIFADYTLTQDITITYNTVSKNAGQIYTETIIKADNLDQMTETRRTATTTPLVLRFSDGDAEGVVYLAQAQFHTYNEGNQAINIPHVSFELIDNVTQNRSEFTTDEDGKYNFDAIMSGEYTLKVVDIPEGYTMAQEYLDGKNIKINKDANQIEVPLAEKKVDQTSVSAKNSTIYVGTNWNAEDNFIGAKDQDGNAVAFDQITVSGTVDTTKIGDYEVTYHNQDKEAQAIISVIAKDETLAVKDSTIYVGDTWQAIDNFVSATDEKGQDVPFEKLTVSGTVDTKTAGTYEVTYSFNELKETAKITVLANQTTVQGKNSTISVGTNWTPADNFVEATDKTGKPVAFDQITVTGSVDTAKIGDYNVTYKNQGKEDTIVVHVVAEQATLAVKDSTIYVGDTWQAADNFIAATDESGKTISIQNITVTGNVDTTKAGIYEVVYGSGSLKERAKITVKADQSSLVVKDSTIYVGDDWKSADNFVSATDRDGKAIAFEEVEVSGTVETKEKGEQQVAYTVQTNQEVKQTKTKQANQMNQTEKKLTATATITVLEKNTPKTNQTTKNQTHISKPDKQGNYPKTGEKINHYLSLIGLLSVSLTLVGVMRLRKRRTD